One stretch of Apis cerana isolate GH-2021 linkage group LG8, AcerK_1.0, whole genome shotgun sequence DNA includes these proteins:
- the LOC107993552 gene encoding transmembrane protein 230 isoform X2 — MSRRKLGDKQFNNVDYTQLTETDNGFVDSQFVNPSVKIPWKAITLAALLFVGGTIMLIMGSLIVSGHIDSKYSDRMWPLIILGILMFIPGAYHMRVAILAYQKVPGYSFDDIPEFD, encoded by the exons ATGTCTAGAAGGAAACTTGGTgataaacaatttaacaaCGTGGATTATACACAGCTTACAGAAACTGATAATGGTTTTGTTGATTCCCag tTTGTGAATCCATCAGTAAAAATACCATGGAAAGCCATTACATTAGCTGCTCTTCTTTTTGTTGGAGGTACTATAATGCTAATTATGGGCAGTCTAATTGTAAGTGGACATATTGATTCAAAg taTTCAGATCGTATGTGGCCACTTATTATTTTAGGAATTCTAATGTTTATACCAGGTGCTTATCATATGAGGGTAGCTATTTTAGCTTATCAAAAAGTACCAGGTTATTCATTTGATGACATACCAGAATTTGATTAA
- the LOC107993562 gene encoding uncharacterized protein LOC107993562 isoform X2: protein MECPEAMERGRNFRLLAKEELPKLLDFLDGYLPESLKFHQTLLTYMNDRVWDFNFYVANDWPDDEICLHFPGMTLSPHGLLFESVGVFCPNDRLDLLKLLREEDILIDWTKPLYINFVHYDIAEELIHLYEGTGTIERVIGDVFMCKDPQNVDNVEEPDEEAHPDIQVQPLKAEHAESIYELYPANDMECHEVFLRLIRTLPAAGVFAKGSLAAWMVQSYYGAMFSMQTKPEYRRKGYGTKLARYLTKQVADRGYQPFVVIRPENEASQSLYKKLGFRKIYQTVRMTFMPFTWQDEENKTTRILRENLENAVRQLTIEQQVVDAFRNDEIEENEAGNSEFVVEEPEEGDENPPEEENIEVTEVSTEENVKDTINDTANVEDNDDNAEEAVNDGDNQDDGGTDGGDAE, encoded by the exons ATGGAGTGTCCTGAAGCGATGGAACGAGGCAGAAACTTTCGTTTGCTTGCCAAGGAAGAACTACCTAAACTCTTGGATTTCCTTGATGGCTATTTGCCCGAATCCTTAAAG TTCCATCAGACTTTGTTGACCTATATGAATGACAGAGTAtgggattttaatttctatgtgGCTAATGACTGGCCGGATGATGAGATCTGTTTACATTTTCCAGGCATGACGTTATCT CCTCATGGTTTACTGTTCGAAAGTGTAGGCGTCTTCTGTCCCAACGATCGACTGGATCTGCTTAAATTATTAAGGGAGGAGGATATTTTGATCGACTGGACGAAGCCTCTTTACATCAATTTCGTTCATTACGATATCGCCGAGGAGTTGATACATCTTTACGAGGGCACAGGAACGATCGAGAGGGTGATAGGGGATGTTTTTATGTGCAAGGATCCTCAAAACGTAGATAACGTCGAGGAACCGGATGAAGAAGCCCATCCCGACATTCAAGTTCAACCCTTGAAAGCGGAACACGCTGAGAGTATTTACGAATTGTATCCAGCGAATGATATGGAGTGTCACGAGGTTTTCCTCCGATTGATCAGGACGCTTCCCGCTGCTGGAGTGTTTGCTAAGGGTAGTTTGGCAGCTTGGATGGTTCAGTCTTATTACGGAGCCATGTTTTCGATGCAAACCAAGCCTGAATATCGAAGGAAGGGTTACGGGACGAAATTAGCAAG GTACCTGACGAAGCAGGTCGCTGACAGAGGTTATCAGCCTTTCGTGGTCATACGTCCAGAAAACGAAGCCAGCCAAAGTTTGTACAAGAAACTAGGCTTTAGGAAAATCTATCAAACCGTTCGAATGACGTTCATGCCTTTCACGTGGCAAGATGAAGAGAATAAAACGACTCGCATTTTGAGGGAAAATTTGGAGAACGCTGTCAGACAGCTTACTATCGAGCAACAAGTAGTGGACGCTTTCAGAAACGATGAAATTGAAGAGAACGAAGCTGGGAATTCGGAATTTGTGGTAGAGGAACCCGAGGAAGGAGATGAGAATCCTCCGGAGGAGGAAAATATCGAAGTGACGGAAGTATCGACCGAAGAAAACGTGAAAGATACGATCAATGATACTGCAAATGTCGaggataatgatgataatgctGAAGAAGCAGTAAATGATGGTGATAATCAAGACGATGGGGGAACAGACGGTGGGGACGCGGAATAA
- the LOC107993562 gene encoding uncharacterized protein LOC107993562 isoform X1, whose protein sequence is MNDRVWDFNFYVANDWPDDEICLHFPGMTLSPHGLLFESVGVFCPNDRLDLLKLLREEDILIDWTKPLYINFVHYDIAEELIHLYEGTGTIERVIGDVFMCKDPQNVDNVEEPDEEAHPDIQVQPLKAEHAESIYELYPANDMECHEVFLRLIRTLPAAGVFAKGSLAAWMVQSYYGAMFSMQTKPEYRRKGYGTKLARYLTKQVADRGYQPFVVIRPENEASQSLYKKLGFRKIYQTVRMTFMPFTWQDEENKTTRILRENLENAVRQLTIEQQVVDAFRNDEIEENEAGNSEFVVEEPEEGDENPPEEENIEVTEVSTEENVKDTINDTANVEDNDDNAEEAVNDGDNQDDGGTDGGDAE, encoded by the exons ATGAATGACAGAGTAtgggattttaatttctatgtgGCTAATGACTGGCCGGATGATGAGATCTGTTTACATTTTCCAGGCATGACGTTATCT CCTCATGGTTTACTGTTCGAAAGTGTAGGCGTCTTCTGTCCCAACGATCGACTGGATCTGCTTAAATTATTAAGGGAGGAGGATATTTTGATCGACTGGACGAAGCCTCTTTACATCAATTTCGTTCATTACGATATCGCCGAGGAGTTGATACATCTTTACGAGGGCACAGGAACGATCGAGAGGGTGATAGGGGATGTTTTTATGTGCAAGGATCCTCAAAACGTAGATAACGTCGAGGAACCGGATGAAGAAGCCCATCCCGACATTCAAGTTCAACCCTTGAAAGCGGAACACGCTGAGAGTATTTACGAATTGTATCCAGCGAATGATATGGAGTGTCACGAGGTTTTCCTCCGATTGATCAGGACGCTTCCCGCTGCTGGAGTGTTTGCTAAGGGTAGTTTGGCAGCTTGGATGGTTCAGTCTTATTACGGAGCCATGTTTTCGATGCAAACCAAGCCTGAATATCGAAGGAAGGGTTACGGGACGAAATTAGCAAG GTACCTGACGAAGCAGGTCGCTGACAGAGGTTATCAGCCTTTCGTGGTCATACGTCCAGAAAACGAAGCCAGCCAAAGTTTGTACAAGAAACTAGGCTTTAGGAAAATCTATCAAACCGTTCGAATGACGTTCATGCCTTTCACGTGGCAAGATGAAGAGAATAAAACGACTCGCATTTTGAGGGAAAATTTGGAGAACGCTGTCAGACAGCTTACTATCGAGCAACAAGTAGTGGACGCTTTCAGAAACGATGAAATTGAAGAGAACGAAGCTGGGAATTCGGAATTTGTGGTAGAGGAACCCGAGGAAGGAGATGAGAATCCTCCGGAGGAGGAAAATATCGAAGTGACGGAAGTATCGACCGAAGAAAACGTGAAAGATACGATCAATGATACTGCAAATGTCGaggataatgatgataatgctGAAGAAGCAGTAAATGATGGTGATAATCAAGACGATGGGGGAACAGACGGTGGGGACGCGGAATAA
- the LOC107993552 gene encoding transmembrane protein 230 isoform X1: MWTSWCSTDYIHKVSMSRRKLGDKQFNNVDYTQLTETDNGFVDSQFVNPSVKIPWKAITLAALLFVGGTIMLIMGSLIVSGHIDSKYSDRMWPLIILGILMFIPGAYHMRVAILAYQKVPGYSFDDIPEFD, from the exons ATGTGGACGAGTTGGTGTAGCACAG attatattcacAAAGTGAGTATGTCTAGAAGGAAACTTGGTgataaacaatttaacaaCGTGGATTATACACAGCTTACAGAAACTGATAATGGTTTTGTTGATTCCCag tTTGTGAATCCATCAGTAAAAATACCATGGAAAGCCATTACATTAGCTGCTCTTCTTTTTGTTGGAGGTACTATAATGCTAATTATGGGCAGTCTAATTGTAAGTGGACATATTGATTCAAAg taTTCAGATCGTATGTGGCCACTTATTATTTTAGGAATTCTAATGTTTATACCAGGTGCTTATCATATGAGGGTAGCTATTTTAGCTTATCAAAAAGTACCAGGTTATTCATTTGATGACATACCAGAATTTGATTAA